A stretch of the Carassius carassius chromosome 50, fCarCar2.1, whole genome shotgun sequence genome encodes the following:
- the clpxb gene encoding ATP-dependent Clp protease ATP-binding subunit clpX-like, mitochondrial codes for MSCSCRPAVRVIVKSVHKGFSSSRVRLFSHTRPACEEAHLPPFVCVRSFSQTAVCFASKDSTTRDGDGGKKGVGEAGGKRASGSGGSGKGGSQLRCPKCGDPCTHVETLVSSTRFVKCEKCHHFFVVLSETDSKKGLDKETESSEHGKSAVAQKPPPPPKKIYAYLDKYVVGQSYAKKVLAVAVYNHYKRIYNNLPAAGRQQAETDKQSLLFSVELEIRRREDEYRFTKLLQIAGISPSGNALGSSVQQQTNQQAPQDKRGRDVLDSAHTDIKLEKSNIVLLGPTGSGKTLLAQTLAKCLDVPFAICDCTTLTQAGYVGEDIESVIAKLLQDANYSVEKAQQGIVFLDEVDKIGSVPGIHQLRDVGGEGVQQGLLKLLEGTIVNVPEKNSRKLRGETVQVDTTNILFVASGAFNGLDRIVSRRKNEKYLGFGSPSNLGKGRRAAAAADLANSSGNEVDAMAEIEEKDRLLRLVEARDLIEFGMIPEFVGRLPVVVPLHSLDEEMLVQILTEPRNAVVPQYQALFSMDKCELNVTPDALRAIARFALERKTGARGLRSIMEKLLLEPMFEVPQSDIIAVELTKEVIQGKCGPRYIRAPPKETEEEFDSASEEDNWPRHADAANN; via the exons ATGTCTTGTTCATGCAGACCTGCGGTGAGGGTGATTGTAAAGTCAGTTCATAAAG GTTTCTCCTCTTCACGTGTTCGGCTCTTCAGCCACACGAGACCAGCGTGTGAAGAAGCTCATCTACCTCCGTTTGTGTGCGTGAGATCGTTCTCACAGACAGCGGTGTGTTTCGCCTCTAAAGACAGCACAACCCGAGACGGCGATGGCGGAAAG AAGGGTGTAGGTGAGGCGGGTGGGAAGCGGGCGTCAGGCAGTGGAGGTTCAGGGAAAGGTGGCAGTCAACTGAGATGTCCCAAATGTGGAGATCCCTGCACACACGTGGAGACTTTAGTGT CCTCCACGCGGTTTGTGAAATGTGAAAAGTGCCATCATTTCTTCGTGGTTCTGTCTGAGACCGACTCCAAGAAGGGTTTGGACAAGGAAACAGAGAGCTCGGAGCATGGTAAATCTGCAGTCGCTCAGAAACCCCCTCCACCTCCGAAAAAG ATTTATGCCTACCTCGACAAATATGTTGTTGGCCAGTCATACGCCAAGAAAGTGTTGGCTGTGGCCGTCTATAATCATTACAAACGGATCTACAACAACCTCCCAGCTGCAGGCCGACAGCAAGCGGAAACAGACAAACAGAG TCTCCTTTTCTCTGTAGAATTAGAGATCAGAAGACGTGAAGATGAATACAGGTTTACAA AGCTGCTTCAGATCGCTGGCATCAGTCCCAGTGGCAACGCTCTGGGTTCGTCGGTCCAGCAGCAGACCAATCAGCAAGCTCCTCAAGACAAAAGGGGCAGGGACGTGCTTGACTCCGCCCACACTGATATTAAACTGGAAAAGAGCAACATTGTGTTGCTGGGACCGACTGGATCAG GTAAAACCCTGCTGGCCCAGACTCTGGCTAAATGCTTGGATGTGCCCTTCGCCATCTGCGACTGTACCACCCTGACCCAGGCGGGATATGTAGGCGAGGACATTGAATCTGTTATTGCCAAACTTCTGCAGGACGCCAACTATTCAGTCGAGAAAGCACAGCAAG GCATAGTGTTCCTGGATGAGGTGGATAAAATTGGCAGTGTGCCTGGAATTCATCAGCTGAGAGATGTCGGGGGCGAAGGAGTTCAGCAG GGTTTGCTGAAATTGCTTGAGGGAACAATCGTTAATGTTCCAGAGAAGAACAGCAGAAAGTTGAGAGGAGAGACCGTGCAAGTGGATACAACCAACATTTTGTTTGTGGCATCAGGTGCTTTCAATGGGCTGGACAGGATCGTCAGCCGTAGGAAAAATGAAaag TATCTTGGATTTGGCTCTCCTTCTAACCTTGGCAAAGGGCGTAGAGCTGCAGCAGCTGCAGATCTGGCCAACAGCTCAGGAAATGAAGTGGACGCAATGGCAGAGATTGAGGAAAAGGACCGGCTCCTGCGGCTTGTTGAAGCACGGGACCTCATCGAGTTTGGCATGATCCCAGAGTTTGTAGGCCGTCTGCCTGTGGTGGTGCCACTGCACAGTCTGGATGAAGAGATGTTGGTGCAGATCCTTACAGAGCCTCGTAATGCAGTGGTCCCTCAGTATCAGGCCCTCTTCAGTATGGATAAA tgtgagCTGAATGTAACCCCAGATGCATTACGAGCAATTGCCCGTTTTGCTCTGGAACGGAAGACAGGAGCCAGGGGTCTCCGCTCCATCATG GAGAAGCTCTTGCTGGAGCCCATGTTTGAGGTGCCTCAATCTGACATCATTGCTGTGGAACTGACTAAGGAGGTGATACAGGGCAAATGTGGACCACGTTACATTAG AGCTCCTCCCAAAGAAACAGAGGAAGAGTTTGACTCCGCCTCTGAGGAAGACAACTGGCCCAGACATGCTGATGCCGCTAATAACTGA
- the LOC132133170 gene encoding transcription factor PU.1-like isoform X2, whose amino-acid sequence MLHYRMDGCVISPLSEELIPYDPDTRPIYDFYPYLSTDPQTHPESGWDYTGIHGHHGEFEPPQGNHFTELHPSTYRYGDVESFHPSVDSGMGTLLPVVPPQVVSSGCASGLDAVNYHRCVPALRYTYVPHTMYQRSPVPHCSTDDEEPGGRSPPFEVSEGEEDNDKHPGISSTLSGNKRKVRLYQFLLDLLQDGDMRDCIWWVDRERGIFQFSSKHKEILAGRWGQQKGNRKRMTYQKMARALRNYGKTGEVKKVKKKLTYQFSSEVLRRTTTERRQYHH is encoded by the exons ATGTTGCATTACAGAATGGATGGCTGTGTAATTTCACCT ttgtcAGAAGAATTAATTCCGTATGATCCAGACACTCGGCCAATATATGACTTCTACCCGTATCTCAGTACTGACCCTCAGACTCATCCTG AAAGTGGCTGGGACTACACAGGCATTCATGGCCATCACGGTGAATTTGAGCCGCCTCAAGGAAACCATTTCACAGAGCTGCATCCCAGCACATACCGCTATGGAGACGTGGAGTCCTTCCATCCATCCGTAGATTCAGGGATGGGAACACTTTTACCTGTTGTTCCTCCACAG GTGGTTTCGTCAGGGTGCGCAAGTGGATTGGATGCAGTTAATTACCACAGATGTGTCCCAGCTCTGAGA TATACTTATGTACCCCATACAATGTACCAGCGGTCCCCTGTCCCCCACTGCAGTACTGATGATGAGGAACCCGGGGGACGCAGTCCACCCTTTGAGGTGTCCGAGGGTGAGGAGGACAATGACAAACACCCAGGCATCTCCAGCACTCTATCAG GAAACAAACGGAAAGTGCGCCTCTATCAGTTCCTCCTGGACCTTCTGCAGGACGGAGACATGCGGGATTGCATCTGGTGGGTGGACCGAGAGCGAGGCATCTTTCAGTTCTCCTCTAAACACAAGGAGATACTCGCCGGCCGCTGGGGCCAGCAGAAGGGCAACCGCAAGAGAATGACCTACCAGAAGATGGCCAGGGCCCTGCGCAACTACGGCAAGACCGGAGAGGTCAAAAAGGTGAAGAAGAAACTCACGTACCAGTTCAGCAGCGAGGTGCTGAGGAGGACGACTACGGAGAGGAGACAGTATCATCACTGA
- the LOC132133170 gene encoding transcription factor PU.1-like isoform X1, with product MLHYRMDGCVISPLSEELIPYDPDTRPIYDFYPYLSTDPQTHPESGWDYTGIHGHHGEFEPPQGNHFTELHPSTYRYGDVESFHPSVDSGMGTLLPVVPPQVVSSGCASGLDAVNYHRCVPALRVSAPSVLYTYVPHTMYQRSPVPHCSTDDEEPGGRSPPFEVSEGEEDNDKHPGISSTLSGNKRKVRLYQFLLDLLQDGDMRDCIWWVDRERGIFQFSSKHKEILAGRWGQQKGNRKRMTYQKMARALRNYGKTGEVKKVKKKLTYQFSSEVLRRTTTERRQYHH from the exons ATGTTGCATTACAGAATGGATGGCTGTGTAATTTCACCT ttgtcAGAAGAATTAATTCCGTATGATCCAGACACTCGGCCAATATATGACTTCTACCCGTATCTCAGTACTGACCCTCAGACTCATCCTG AAAGTGGCTGGGACTACACAGGCATTCATGGCCATCACGGTGAATTTGAGCCGCCTCAAGGAAACCATTTCACAGAGCTGCATCCCAGCACATACCGCTATGGAGACGTGGAGTCCTTCCATCCATCCGTAGATTCAGGGATGGGAACACTTTTACCTGTTGTTCCTCCACAG GTGGTTTCGTCAGGGTGCGCAAGTGGATTGGATGCAGTTAATTACCACAGATGTGTCCCAGCTCTGAGAGTTAGTGCACCCTCAGTACTG TATACTTATGTACCCCATACAATGTACCAGCGGTCCCCTGTCCCCCACTGCAGTACTGATGATGAGGAACCCGGGGGACGCAGTCCACCCTTTGAGGTGTCCGAGGGTGAGGAGGACAATGACAAACACCCAGGCATCTCCAGCACTCTATCAG GAAACAAACGGAAAGTGCGCCTCTATCAGTTCCTCCTGGACCTTCTGCAGGACGGAGACATGCGGGATTGCATCTGGTGGGTGGACCGAGAGCGAGGCATCTTTCAGTTCTCCTCTAAACACAAGGAGATACTCGCCGGCCGCTGGGGCCAGCAGAAGGGCAACCGCAAGAGAATGACCTACCAGAAGATGGCCAGGGCCCTGCGCAACTACGGCAAGACCGGAGAGGTCAAAAAGGTGAAGAAGAAACTCACGTACCAGTTCAGCAGCGAGGTGCTGAGGAGGACGACTACGGAGAGGAGACAGTATCATCACTGA
- the LOC132133170 gene encoding transcription factor PU.1-like isoform X3 translates to MLHYRMDGCVISPLSEELIPYDPDTRPIYDFYPYLSTDPQTHPESGWDYTGIHGHHGEFEPPQGNHFTELHPSTYRYGDVESFHPSVDSGMGTLLPVVPPQYTYVPHTMYQRSPVPHCSTDDEEPGGRSPPFEVSEGEEDNDKHPGISSTLSGNKRKVRLYQFLLDLLQDGDMRDCIWWVDRERGIFQFSSKHKEILAGRWGQQKGNRKRMTYQKMARALRNYGKTGEVKKVKKKLTYQFSSEVLRRTTTERRQYHH, encoded by the exons ATGTTGCATTACAGAATGGATGGCTGTGTAATTTCACCT ttgtcAGAAGAATTAATTCCGTATGATCCAGACACTCGGCCAATATATGACTTCTACCCGTATCTCAGTACTGACCCTCAGACTCATCCTG AAAGTGGCTGGGACTACACAGGCATTCATGGCCATCACGGTGAATTTGAGCCGCCTCAAGGAAACCATTTCACAGAGCTGCATCCCAGCACATACCGCTATGGAGACGTGGAGTCCTTCCATCCATCCGTAGATTCAGGGATGGGAACACTTTTACCTGTTGTTCCTCCACAG TATACTTATGTACCCCATACAATGTACCAGCGGTCCCCTGTCCCCCACTGCAGTACTGATGATGAGGAACCCGGGGGACGCAGTCCACCCTTTGAGGTGTCCGAGGGTGAGGAGGACAATGACAAACACCCAGGCATCTCCAGCACTCTATCAG GAAACAAACGGAAAGTGCGCCTCTATCAGTTCCTCCTGGACCTTCTGCAGGACGGAGACATGCGGGATTGCATCTGGTGGGTGGACCGAGAGCGAGGCATCTTTCAGTTCTCCTCTAAACACAAGGAGATACTCGCCGGCCGCTGGGGCCAGCAGAAGGGCAACCGCAAGAGAATGACCTACCAGAAGATGGCCAGGGCCCTGCGCAACTACGGCAAGACCGGAGAGGTCAAAAAGGTGAAGAAGAAACTCACGTACCAGTTCAGCAGCGAGGTGCTGAGGAGGACGACTACGGAGAGGAGACAGTATCATCACTGA